A single window of Flagellimonas maritima DNA harbors:
- a CDS encoding cupin domain-containing protein has product MNLSTIKSKEIMPGYHGRMVHGESMTWAFWDVEKNAEVPEHYHVHEQIMHVLEGSFEFTLGGNTAIYQSGDVVIVPSNVPHSGKALTPCKLMDVFSPVREEYK; this is encoded by the coding sequence ATGAATCTATCTACCATAAAATCTAAGGAGATTATGCCAGGGTATCATGGAAGAATGGTACATGGCGAATCCATGACCTGGGCCTTTTGGGATGTTGAAAAGAATGCAGAAGTACCAGAACATTATCATGTGCACGAGCAAATTATGCATGTTCTGGAAGGTAGTTTTGAATTTACGCTTGGAGGAAACACTGCAATTTATCAATCCGGTGATGTGGTCATAGTGCCATCCAACGTACCCCATAGCGGAAAAGCACTGACGCCCTGTAAATTGATGGATGTATTTAGTCCTGTAAGGGAGGAATACAAATAA
- a CDS encoding SDR family oxidoreductase: protein MEISLLGKNALVGGSSKGIGEAIARQLAASGANVTLMSRNETKMKRLITEFDSEQGQKHNYLVVDFSSFEAFKQRISKFFQENTIDILVNNTQGPEAGGALEKNVEDYQQAFDLLFKSVVFTTELALKNMIKNQWGRIINVASISVKEPLSYLALSNSIRAAVVTWAKSLSIDVAKNGITINNVLTGYFDTDRITQLNAKKAKKLGVLESEVRSNMENQVPAQRIGNPHEYGFLVAFLASEKSAYITGTNIPIDGGLLKSL from the coding sequence ATGGAAATCTCATTATTAGGAAAAAATGCGCTCGTAGGTGGCAGCAGCAAAGGTATTGGAGAGGCCATTGCGAGACAACTGGCCGCAAGTGGTGCCAATGTAACCTTAATGTCTAGGAATGAAACCAAAATGAAGAGACTCATTACTGAGTTTGACTCTGAGCAAGGACAAAAGCATAACTACTTGGTTGTCGATTTTTCAAGTTTTGAAGCTTTTAAACAAAGAATTTCCAAGTTTTTCCAAGAAAATACTATCGATATATTGGTAAACAACACGCAAGGCCCCGAAGCAGGAGGAGCTCTGGAAAAGAATGTTGAAGATTACCAGCAAGCGTTTGATCTATTGTTCAAATCTGTTGTTTTCACTACGGAACTTGCCTTAAAAAACATGATAAAAAACCAATGGGGAAGAATTATCAATGTGGCCTCGATATCCGTTAAGGAACCCTTAAGTTACTTAGCGCTCTCAAATTCGATAAGGGCAGCAGTGGTCACTTGGGCAAAAAGTCTTTCCATCGATGTTGCAAAAAACGGAATTACGATAAACAATGTACTCACAGGTTATTTTGATACTGACCGTATTACACAACTCAACGCAAAAAAAGCCAAAAAACTAGGAGTTTTAGAATCAGAGGTTCGTTCTAATATGGAAAATCAAGTTCCAGCACAACGTATCGGAAATCCTCATGAATACGGTTTTTTAGTGGCATTCTTAGCTTCGGAAAAGTCCGCTTACATTACCGGGACCAATATTCCAATTGATGGTGGTTTATTGAAGTCGCTTTAA
- a CDS encoding LytR/AlgR family response regulator transcription factor, which translates to MNIRAVIVEDSRLARNELKELIKKHDGIELLGEAENVDLGYELIQKERPDLLFLDINMPEKDGFELLEMLDDVPITVFTTAFDEYAIKSFEYNALDYLLKPINEKRFAMALDKVKAKLAGNKDGIIKTEQLSYNSQIFIKDGESCWLVRIRDISHFEIVGNYTRVFFEDKKPLLYRSLNQVEEKLPEQSFFKANRQQIVNTNFINNVVPWFNGKLKLQMKNGEEIEVSRRQSYIFKDKMSL; encoded by the coding sequence ATGAATATAAGGGCCGTAATAGTTGAGGATTCCAGGTTAGCTCGCAATGAGCTAAAGGAACTGATAAAAAAACATGATGGAATAGAATTGTTGGGTGAGGCTGAAAATGTTGATTTAGGTTATGAACTCATACAAAAAGAACGACCGGATTTGTTGTTTTTGGACATCAATATGCCGGAAAAAGATGGTTTTGAACTTCTTGAGATGCTGGATGACGTGCCCATAACTGTATTTACTACCGCATTTGACGAGTACGCTATAAAATCTTTTGAATACAATGCCCTAGATTATTTATTGAAACCCATAAACGAAAAGCGTTTTGCCATGGCTCTGGATAAAGTAAAAGCAAAACTGGCAGGTAATAAAGATGGTATAATAAAGACAGAACAACTTTCATATAATAGTCAGATTTTTATTAAGGACGGAGAGTCATGTTGGCTTGTCAGGATTAGGGATATTTCACATTTTGAAATCGTAGGGAATTATACCAGGGTATTTTTTGAGGATAAAAAACCTTTACTCTATAGATCATTGAATCAAGTAGAAGAAAAACTCCCTGAACAGTCTTTTTTTAAGGCAAATAGACAACAAATCGTAAATACCAATTTTATAAATAATGTGGTACCATGGTTTAATGGTAAGTTGAAATTGCAAATGAAAAACGGAGAAGAAATTGAAGTGTCAAGAAGGCAGTCCTATATATTTAAAGACAAAATGAGTCTGTAG
- a CDS encoding sensor histidine kinase has translation MEINKRNSNSIFWLLQFLGWGFLNSLSFFTLKNSSSEFMMYNFVGGIFIGISSTSLLRYYLKRNISFEDFGVSDIIKIIIAGLIASLLYGLLNVGLGYLYHTFGTSVSEEELKILKAYNKVWLLIISSLFMIFAWVVCYLVIKLLLKLNRDRIERLELNANLKQAQLNTLKGQINPHFMFNSLNNIRGLMLEDIEKSREMLTKLSEILRYSLTKNNTNAISVEEELDMVDNYIDLSKIQFEDRLEFNKDIGKETLSLQIPPMIVQLLIENAVKHGISNLKNGGRIVLSLKQEGQQLIIEVRNSGKLQINKNSTQLGLKNIRQRLKLLYAERASFQINEVDGEVVANIKIPLV, from the coding sequence ATGGAAATAAACAAAAGAAATAGCAATTCTATTTTTTGGCTACTTCAGTTTTTAGGATGGGGTTTCTTGAACTCGTTGTCTTTTTTCACATTGAAAAACAGTAGTTCAGAATTTATGATGTACAACTTTGTGGGTGGAATTTTTATTGGTATCTCATCAACTTCACTATTGAGATACTATTTAAAGCGCAATATTTCTTTTGAAGATTTTGGTGTCTCGGACATAATCAAAATCATAATTGCTGGCCTAATCGCCTCTTTATTATATGGACTATTAAACGTAGGACTCGGCTATTTGTACCATACTTTCGGAACTTCGGTTTCTGAAGAAGAACTAAAAATTTTAAAAGCCTATAATAAAGTATGGCTGCTCATTATTAGTTCGCTTTTCATGATTTTTGCTTGGGTAGTCTGCTATTTGGTCATAAAACTATTACTTAAACTGAATAGGGATAGGATTGAGCGTTTGGAGTTGAATGCAAACTTAAAACAAGCTCAACTCAATACGTTAAAAGGACAGATAAATCCCCATTTCATGTTCAATAGTTTAAACAATATAAGGGGATTAATGTTGGAAGATATTGAGAAATCTAGGGAAATGCTCACAAAACTCTCAGAGATTCTACGCTACTCCCTGACCAAAAACAATACAAATGCAATTTCAGTTGAAGAAGAATTGGATATGGTGGACAACTATATCGATCTATCAAAAATACAGTTCGAAGATAGATTGGAATTCAACAAGGACATCGGTAAGGAAACACTGTCCTTGCAGATACCGCCTATGATTGTTCAATTATTGATTGAAAATGCCGTTAAGCACGGAATCTCAAATCTAAAAAATGGAGGTAGAATAGTTTTGAGTTTGAAGCAAGAAGGGCAGCAACTTATAATCGAAGTCAGGAATAGTGGAAAGCTTCAAATAAATAAGAATAGTACACAACTGGGATTGAAAAATATAAGACAGAGATTAAAATTGTTATACGCTGAAAGGGCTTCATTTCAAATTAATGAGGTTGATGGCGAAGTTGTAGCGAACATCAAAATTCCTTTGGTATGA
- a CDS encoding prolyl oligopeptidase family serine peptidase, whose amino-acid sequence MGMTTFAQDIAGSWQGTLTVQGNEMPLIFDINQEAGTLKATMDSPSQGATGIPMDETLFADNQLTIVFKQAGIKYVGTPEGAMMKGTFYQGGMEFPLNLEKKEKTVPGNPSLVSSDEELKALAALDKGDYRYTVEDYFARPKASTFRFSPDGTYMSYREKDENGKRHVMVKNISTGDVKKAIEEKEELVRGYAWLNNERLAYIMDKGGDENYHVYAVDLDGSDLKDLTPFEGIQAQFTELLKEDKDHIIVSMNKNNPQVFEPYKVNVVTGELEQLFNNDDPANPIAGYDFDKDGNLKAYTKMRDGVEQDLYYEDGNGGYKIVKSLNWKDSFGILDFNYATENPDDAYVISNLDNDKAEVVLYDLKEGKILKKVFSNDQYDVQDMHISKKRGYELDYFMYEGEKTEIVPISESYKKLHKKITDKFPNKQYTIADATDDENNILIFIQSDKLYGEYHSYNVKDDEFKFLYNLMPQLKEEDMSEMRPITFKSRDGITLHGYITLPKAALSGQKVPVIVNPHGGPQGIRDSWGFNPEAQLFASRGYATLQVNFRISGGYGKKFLESGFKQIGRKAMDDVEDGLAYVVDQGWVDADKAAIYGGSHGGYAVLRGLTKTPDLYACGVDYVGVSNIFTFMKTIPPYWKPYLKIIKEIWYDEDIAEEKKIMEEVSPVYQIDKIKKPLFVVQGANDPRVNIDESDQIVSALRAKGFDVPYMVKYDEGHGFGKEENRIELYKTMMGFYAKHLGDKEIPTPLKD is encoded by the coding sequence ATGGGGATGACCACATTTGCACAGGACATTGCAGGTTCTTGGCAAGGTACACTAACTGTACAAGGCAACGAAATGCCTCTTATTTTTGATATAAACCAGGAAGCGGGAACATTAAAAGCTACCATGGATAGCCCATCGCAAGGTGCAACAGGTATTCCTATGGACGAAACTTTATTTGCGGACAACCAACTAACCATTGTCTTTAAGCAAGCAGGAATTAAATACGTGGGTACGCCCGAAGGTGCTATGATGAAAGGTACATTTTACCAAGGAGGAATGGAGTTTCCCTTGAATTTGGAAAAAAAGGAGAAAACTGTTCCTGGAAACCCCTCATTGGTAAGTTCGGATGAGGAATTAAAAGCTTTGGCAGCATTGGATAAAGGTGATTACAGGTATACGGTAGAAGATTATTTTGCAAGGCCCAAAGCCTCGACCTTCCGTTTTTCTCCCGATGGTACATATATGTCCTATCGTGAAAAAGATGAAAACGGAAAAAGGCATGTAATGGTCAAGAACATTTCAACAGGAGATGTAAAAAAGGCCATTGAGGAAAAAGAAGAATTGGTTAGGGGGTACGCTTGGCTAAATAACGAGCGTTTGGCCTATATTATGGATAAGGGCGGCGATGAAAACTACCATGTATATGCAGTGGATTTGGATGGATCTGATTTAAAGGATTTGACTCCGTTTGAAGGGATTCAAGCTCAGTTTACTGAACTTCTTAAGGAGGATAAAGACCATATCATCGTCTCTATGAACAAAAACAACCCTCAGGTTTTTGAACCCTATAAGGTAAATGTGGTTACCGGTGAGCTAGAACAACTATTTAATAACGATGACCCTGCAAATCCAATAGCGGGCTATGATTTTGATAAAGATGGCAATCTAAAAGCTTATACTAAAATGAGGGACGGTGTTGAACAGGACCTGTATTATGAAGATGGAAATGGAGGATATAAGATTGTAAAAAGCCTTAACTGGAAAGATTCTTTCGGTATTCTGGATTTCAACTATGCCACTGAAAATCCTGATGATGCTTATGTAATATCCAACCTGGATAATGACAAGGCCGAGGTTGTTCTTTATGATTTAAAAGAGGGAAAGATTCTTAAAAAGGTTTTTTCCAACGATCAATATGATGTACAGGATATGCACATATCCAAAAAGCGAGGATACGAATTGGATTATTTTATGTACGAGGGTGAAAAAACAGAGATTGTACCCATAAGTGAATCTTACAAAAAACTACATAAAAAAATTACTGATAAATTCCCGAACAAACAATACACCATTGCCGATGCAACTGATGATGAAAATAACATTTTGATTTTCATACAAAGTGATAAACTATATGGAGAATACCATTCTTACAATGTAAAAGACGATGAGTTTAAATTCTTGTACAACCTAATGCCACAGCTCAAGGAAGAAGATATGTCAGAAATGCGCCCTATCACTTTCAAGAGTAGGGACGGCATTACCTTACATGGTTATATTACTTTGCCCAAAGCAGCATTGTCCGGACAAAAAGTTCCGGTAATAGTTAACCCACATGGAGGTCCACAAGGTATCCGCGATTCATGGGGCTTCAACCCTGAAGCCCAATTGTTTGCTAGCAGGGGATATGCCACACTCCAAGTTAATTTTAGGATTTCAGGGGGTTACGGAAAGAAGTTTTTGGAATCTGGATTTAAGCAGATTGGAAGAAAGGCCATGGACGATGTGGAAGATGGATTGGCATACGTGGTTGACCAAGGTTGGGTAGATGCCGATAAGGCAGCAATATACGGAGGAAGTCATGGTGGTTATGCCGTTTTGCGCGGATTGACAAAAACACCGGATTTATATGCCTGTGGTGTTGACTATGTTGGTGTTTCTAACATTTTCACATTCATGAAAACCATTCCACCATATTGGAAACCTTATCTAAAAATCATTAAGGAAATTTGGTATGATGAGGATATTGCCGAAGAAAAGAAAATAATGGAGGAAGTATCACCAGTGTATCAAATCGACAAAATCAAGAAGCCTTTATTCGTGGTTCAAGGTGCTAATGACCCAAGGGTAAACATTGATGAATCTGACCAGATTGTCAGTGCACTTAGAGCTAAAGGGTTCGATGTTCCCTACATGGTCAAGTATGATGAAGGCCACGGTTTTGGCAAAGAAGAAAACAGGATAGAACTCTACAAGACAATGATGGGCTTTTATGCCAAGCATTTAGGGGACAAAGAAATTCCTACGCCTTTAAAAGACTAG
- a CDS encoding DUF4136 domain-containing protein: MKTLECIKPFLILLFCSIFLACSSVRVNYDYDKSTNFSNYTSYNYFSDINSGLSGLDEKRLFRILDSTLQSKGYLLAEEPDLYINILSNQFRNNPNNNVGVGVGGGGRNVGGGVSFGIPIGNSGIQRMIQFDFVDAEKDALIWQASSESGFRENASPSVRQEKLRAVVKKVFSKFPPENN, translated from the coding sequence ATGAAGACTCTTGAATGTATAAAGCCTTTTTTAATTTTATTGTTTTGCTCAATTTTTTTGGCCTGCAGTAGTGTTCGGGTTAATTATGACTATGACAAATCCACAAACTTTTCAAACTATACCAGCTATAATTATTTTTCCGATATCAATTCTGGATTGAGTGGGTTGGATGAAAAAAGATTATTTAGGATTTTAGACTCCACTTTACAATCAAAAGGATATCTTCTGGCAGAAGAACCAGATCTCTATATCAACATTCTCAGTAATCAATTTAGGAACAATCCCAATAATAACGTTGGCGTTGGTGTTGGGGGAGGTGGAAGAAATGTAGGAGGTGGAGTTTCCTTTGGAATCCCTATTGGAAATTCGGGAATTCAAAGAATGATACAGTTTGATTTTGTCGATGCGGAAAAAGATGCACTTATCTGGCAAGCCTCCAGTGAAAGTGGATTTCGGGAAAATGCCTCGCCCAGCGTACGACAAGAAAAATTGAGGGCGGTCGTTAAAAAAGTTTTTTCAAAATTTCCTCCTGAAAATAATTAA
- the obgE gene encoding GTPase ObgE, producing the protein MTEGNFVDYVKVNVASGNGGKGSVHLHREKYITKGGPDGGDGGRGGHVIVRGNSNLWTLVTFKFKKHFKAGHGEHGSKNRSTGADGQDVYMDVPLGTVVRDSETNKILFEITEDGEEKIVAKGGMGGRGNWHFKSATNQTPRYAQPGIPGEEAQVTLELKVLADVGLVGFPNAGKSTLLSVMTSAKPKIADYEFTTLKPNLGIVEYRDFRSFVMADIPGIIEGAAEGKGLGHYFLRHIERNATLLFLIPADSNDIFKEYKILLDELRRYNPELLHKERLVAISKSDMLDEELMEEMSVELDRDFKSVGYRFISSVAQQGIQELKDDLWKLLNE; encoded by the coding sequence ATGACCGAAGGTAATTTTGTCGATTATGTTAAAGTAAATGTAGCTTCTGGTAATGGAGGTAAAGGATCCGTACACTTGCATCGTGAAAAGTATATCACCAAAGGTGGGCCAGATGGTGGTGACGGAGGCCGTGGCGGACATGTGATCGTTCGAGGTAACAGCAATCTTTGGACATTGGTCACCTTCAAATTCAAAAAACACTTTAAAGCAGGCCATGGAGAGCATGGCAGTAAAAATCGTAGTACTGGAGCAGATGGTCAAGATGTTTATATGGATGTACCATTGGGCACTGTGGTCAGAGACAGCGAAACAAATAAGATTCTTTTTGAAATTACCGAGGACGGAGAAGAAAAAATTGTGGCCAAAGGTGGAATGGGAGGTCGAGGTAATTGGCATTTTAAAAGTGCTACCAATCAGACTCCACGGTATGCCCAGCCAGGAATCCCCGGTGAAGAGGCTCAGGTTACTTTAGAATTAAAGGTGCTGGCAGACGTAGGACTTGTAGGTTTTCCCAATGCCGGTAAATCGACCCTGCTATCCGTGATGACCTCTGCCAAGCCAAAAATCGCTGATTATGAATTCACGACCTTAAAACCTAATCTGGGAATTGTGGAATACCGTGATTTTAGAAGCTTTGTTATGGCCGATATTCCCGGGATTATTGAAGGTGCTGCTGAAGGAAAAGGATTGGGCCACTACTTTTTAAGACACATTGAGCGTAACGCGACCTTACTTTTTTTGATTCCTGCAGACAGCAATGATATTTTTAAAGAATATAAAATCCTGCTTGATGAGTTGAGGCGTTACAACCCCGAGCTTTTGCATAAGGAAAGATTGGTTGCAATTTCTAAAAGTGACATGTTGGATGAAGAGCTAATGGAAGAAATGAGTGTTGAACTTGATAGGGATTTCAAGAGTGTTGGCTATAGATTTATATCTTCAGTGGCACAGCAAGGTATTCAAGAACTTAAGGATGACCTTTGGAAATTGTTGAACGAATAA
- a CDS encoding adenylate kinase — MIKLHDKVFKPYLKEEEILAAVKRIASEITADYKDDTPIFVGVLNGAFMFVSDFLKAYQHPCQVSFVRLSSYQGLTSTGIVETLLDVPEDIEGRSVIILEDVIDTGRTLKKLVHLFSQTNAKEFKIASLFYKSDIYNGEYTIDYVGMEIPDTFIVGYGLDYKELGRNLREVYQLNQTTMINLVLFGKPGAGKGTQADVLKEKYNLKHISTGDVFRYNIKNGTELGKLAKSFMDRGDLVPDEVTIDMLKEEVEKNPDAAGFIFDGFPRTTAQAEALDNFLGSKDMEINATIALEADDNILVARLLERGKLSGRTDDQDEGKIRNRFDEYNQKTAPLKAYYEKQGKFHSVNGIGEISEISERLGAVVDTL; from the coding sequence TTGATTAAGCTTCATGACAAGGTTTTTAAGCCCTATTTGAAAGAGGAAGAAATTCTGGCGGCCGTAAAAAGGATTGCGTCGGAAATCACTGCCGATTACAAGGACGATACCCCTATTTTTGTTGGGGTGCTCAATGGAGCTTTCATGTTTGTCTCCGATTTTCTAAAGGCATATCAACATCCTTGTCAAGTTTCCTTTGTGCGATTGAGTTCTTATCAAGGATTGACTTCCACAGGAATTGTAGAGACTTTATTGGATGTACCCGAAGATATTGAAGGACGTAGCGTAATCATTCTCGAAGATGTTATCGATACTGGCAGAACCTTAAAAAAATTGGTGCATCTGTTTTCCCAAACCAACGCAAAAGAATTCAAGATTGCTTCATTGTTTTACAAGTCGGATATTTATAATGGCGAGTACACCATTGACTATGTGGGCATGGAAATTCCTGATACGTTTATCGTGGGATATGGATTGGACTATAAAGAATTGGGCAGAAATTTAAGAGAAGTATACCAACTAAATCAAACAACTATGATCAACCTAGTGCTTTTTGGAAAGCCTGGTGCAGGAAAAGGAACCCAAGCTGATGTTTTAAAGGAAAAATACAATCTAAAACATATATCAACAGGAGATGTTTTTAGATATAACATAAAAAACGGCACTGAACTAGGCAAATTGGCCAAGTCGTTTATGGACAGAGGTGATTTGGTGCCAGATGAGGTAACCATTGATATGCTGAAAGAAGAAGTGGAGAAAAATCCTGATGCCGCAGGTTTTATTTTTGATGGTTTTCCAAGAACAACGGCCCAGGCGGAAGCATTGGATAACTTTTTAGGTTCTAAGGATATGGAAATCAACGCCACTATTGCCTTAGAAGCAGATGATAATATTTTAGTTGCCCGTCTGTTGGAACGTGGAAAGCTTAGCGGACGTACCGATGATCAGGATGAAGGTAAAATACGAAATCGATTTGATGAGTACAATCAAAAAACAGCCCCTTTAAAAGCTTACTACGAAAAACAAGGCAAGTTCCATTCGGTAAATGGAATAGGTGAGATTTCTGAAATTTCCGAGCGTTTGGGTGCGGTTGTCGACACCCTATAA
- a CDS encoding 5-(carboxyamino)imidazole ribonucleotide synthase, translating to MNFFSSSFKLGILGGGQLGKMLLYETRKWDIRTKVMDASTDAPCRIACNEFIQGNLLDFDAVYNFGKDVDVLTIEIENVNVDALEKLEHEGVKVYPPTKTLRTIQNKATQKLFYTDNDIPTSPFTRFAYTSEIEDSISNGGLRYPFVWKSAQFGYDGQGVKIIRKLADLDELPNVECIAEEMINFKNELAVIVVRNTVGKVKTYPVVEMEFHPEANQVEYVICPARIEEAVAKKATEVALRVSEKLEHVGLLAVELFQTKDDEILVNEVAPRPHNSGHYSIEASYTNQFEQHIRAILGLPLGKTKSKVAGIMVNLVGAEGHMGDVVYENIDAILEMDGVTPHIYGKKQTRPFRKMGHVTIVDEDMGKARAIAQKVKETIKVISK from the coding sequence ATGAATTTTTTCTCTTCCAGTTTTAAACTTGGCATTCTCGGTGGCGGGCAACTAGGTAAAATGTTACTCTATGAAACCAGAAAATGGGACATACGCACTAAGGTAATGGATGCTTCCACGGATGCCCCTTGCAGAATAGCATGCAATGAATTCATACAGGGCAACCTTTTGGATTTTGATGCGGTCTATAACTTTGGAAAAGATGTAGATGTCCTTACCATTGAAATTGAAAACGTTAATGTGGATGCCTTGGAAAAGTTGGAGCATGAAGGTGTGAAAGTATATCCTCCCACAAAAACATTGAGAACTATTCAGAATAAGGCAACACAAAAGTTGTTTTATACGGATAATGACATCCCTACCTCTCCATTTACTCGATTTGCCTACACTTCGGAAATAGAGGATAGTATATCCAATGGCGGACTTCGGTACCCCTTTGTATGGAAAAGTGCTCAGTTCGGGTACGATGGACAGGGCGTAAAGATTATAAGAAAATTGGCAGATTTAGATGAACTTCCGAATGTTGAATGTATTGCTGAGGAAATGATCAATTTTAAAAATGAACTGGCGGTTATCGTTGTGAGGAATACGGTCGGTAAGGTAAAAACCTATCCTGTAGTTGAAATGGAATTTCATCCCGAAGCCAATCAAGTGGAATATGTTATCTGTCCCGCCAGGATTGAAGAAGCCGTAGCTAAAAAAGCTACAGAGGTCGCTTTACGGGTATCTGAAAAATTAGAGCACGTCGGATTACTTGCTGTAGAATTGTTCCAAACCAAGGATGATGAAATTTTAGTGAACGAAGTTGCGCCAAGACCCCATAACAGTGGCCATTATAGTATCGAGGCCAGTTACACCAATCAGTTTGAGCAACACATTAGAGCTATATTGGGATTACCTTTGGGTAAAACGAAAAGCAAAGTGGCGGGAATAATGGTAAATCTTGTAGGAGCGGAAGGACATATGGGAGACGTTGTCTATGAAAATATAGATGCCATTTTAGAAATGGATGGAGTGACCCCGCACATATACGGAAAAAAACAAACACGACCCTTTCGGAAAATGGGACATGTTACGATTGTTGATGAGGATATGGGCAAAGCCAGAGCCATTGCACAAAAAGTGAAGGAAACGATTAAAGTTATAAGTAAATAA
- the purE gene encoding 5-(carboxyamino)imidazole ribonucleotide mutase, giving the protein MSKVAVIMGSTSDLPVMQDAVEILKGFDIEVDVDIVSAHRTPEKLFDFGKNAHKNGYSVIIAGAGGAAHLPGMVASLSPLPVIGVPVRSSNSIDGWDSILSILQMPGGVPVATVALNGAKNAGILAAQIIGASDKCVLDKVEVYKQGLKEKVIKGAEEVRGKR; this is encoded by the coding sequence ATGAGCAAAGTAGCCGTAATCATGGGAAGCACAAGTGACCTTCCCGTAATGCAAGATGCTGTTGAAATCTTAAAGGGTTTTGACATTGAGGTGGATGTCGATATCGTTTCAGCGCACCGTACCCCGGAAAAACTTTTTGATTTTGGAAAAAATGCCCATAAAAATGGATATTCCGTTATCATAGCTGGGGCAGGTGGTGCAGCCCATTTACCTGGCATGGTGGCTTCTTTATCGCCTTTGCCCGTAATAGGAGTCCCTGTAAGAAGCAGTAATTCCATTGATGGATGGGATTCCATACTCTCCATACTTCAAATGCCTGGTGGAGTTCCCGTTGCCACTGTAGCTCTTAACGGAGCCAAAAATGCAGGTATTCTTGCAGCCCAGATTATTGGGGCTTCGGACAAATGTGTGCTGGATAAAGTTGAAGTCTACAAACAAGGATTAAAGGAAAAAGTTATCAAGGGAGCCGAAGAGGTAAGAGGTAAGAGGTAA